Proteins encoded together in one Mugil cephalus isolate CIBA_MC_2020 chromosome 16, CIBA_Mcephalus_1.1, whole genome shotgun sequence window:
- the telo2 gene encoding telomere length regulation protein TEL2 homolog isoform X1, protein MESLSTNAGVRLTVSQCFRSLTSSTDTKDIITALQTLHSFLNGDPESKTTSGERTEFRRAHYTRTLQLLVGNMEADWLHSFTAAQRTELWDGLFLKGPPEQALLVLMDAIGALRPTTSLDRLVSITERFLQSRRLADLLWSYCLQTAPTDSPQLRETLLGRVASLPDLTANKLHLNNRPCFLPQQYYPLLATEMLTVLERTCQALRDGKDCSLMFVAEVLGKVCMQGHSGLVLAVMAPRLSSCTRSDMVWQRVCWKLLENVPQRWMESVLTGLVQAVSGPDAFGRIIGNLVLTNKKAQFFITHKLLLLQYKYETQVLRIVLGYLAADRDRRPLLLQVLRSVSQAWANPSAVKHTPLEQQLYVSKALLLSVSLLKDSELQELRSELFQCMLGGMQSHLDSSVVRIRHMGMVVGECLSSRMDINGTKLKFEYDHNEETRELLSLMTPLTCNEPELEPEPVNGVDSTGEINETVSLQNKSGAEKPSQPDPDSDLDSDDELTPYDMSGDQELSQASPPRYLRDCLEIFTSSEDPVRVELSLRVAESLVRKNVFAAKEISVQMSKVLLHMEDKYSIKGFLSLRQTTMVALTVTDCIPVTQYLTTEFYSLNYSLRQRLDILEVLALAAQELSKPVGEKITPSTGIATTTELTSYPGDNPVHWRQVVEKRIQSKTKRLSKGATQPVARATPNRYAPVAGHFFFPLLRNYDKPQVTFDLLGTDHLVLGRLIHTLGLFMHLAVNAPIAAQMGCALLDFVWTVRYHVDQMVRRGVLFAVCSVFMSMPSQNLLVDLGDQLFETRTWLADVAEGDPDADCRNLAVQSLVLLDKSLKKQLQDPKALES, encoded by the exons ATGGAGTCTCTTTCAACAAATGCTGGGGTTCGACTAACGGTGTCTCAGTGTTTCCGGTCACTCACCTCATCCACGGACACTAAGGACATCATCACCGCTCTCCAGACACTCCACTCTTTCTTGAACGGTGACCCAGAAAGTAAAACGACTTCAGGCGAGCGGACAGAGTTCAGGAGAGCTCACTACACTCGCACTCTTCAGCTCCTGGTCGGTAACATGGAGGCTGACTGGTTGCACAGCTTCACCGCAGCCCAGCGCACAGAGCTCTGGGACGGCCTGTTCCTCAAGGGTCCCCCAGAGCAGGCCCTGCTGGTGTTGATGGATGCGATAGGGGCGCTGAG ACCCACTACAAGTCTGGACCGCTTGGTCAGCATCACTGAGAGGTTCCTTCAGAGCAGGCGTCTGGCTGACCTGCTGTGGAGCTACTGTCTGCAGACAGCTCCCACAGACTCCCCCCAGCTCAGAGAGACCCTGCTGGGGCGCGTCGCCTCGCTGCCAGACCTTACCGCCAACAAGTTACATCTCAACAACAGGCCTTGTTTTCTTCCTCAGCAGTACTACCCACTACTGGCCACAGAGATGCTCACTGTCCTGGAGCGAACCTGCCAGGCCCTCAGAG ACGGCAAAGACTGTTCTTTGATGTTTGTGGCTGAAGTTCTTGGAAAAGTGTGTATGCAGGGCCACAGTG GTTTGGTCCTGGCAGTTATGGCTCCTCGGCTTTCTTCCTGCACACGCTCGGACATGGTGTGGCAGAGGGTTTgctggaagctgctggagaacGTGCCTCAGCGCTGGATGGAGAGCGTGCTCACTGGGCTGGTGCAGGCTGTCAGTGG acCTGATGCCTTTGGCAGGATCATTGGGAATCTAGTGTTAACCAATAAAAAGGCCCAGTTCTTCATCACTCATAAGCTGCTCTTACTACAATACAAGTATGAG actcAGGTGTTGAGAATAGTTCTGGGTTACCTCGCAGCCGACAGGGATCGACGTCCACTTCTTCTTCAG gTTTTACGGTCTGTGTCCCAGGCCTGGGCTAATCCCAGCGCAGTGAAGCACACACCTCTAGAGCAGCAGCTGTATGTCAGCAAAGCGTTACTGCTGAGTGTGAGTCTGCTGAAAGACTCGGAGCTACAGGAGCTACGCTCAG AGTTATTTCAGTGTATGCTGGGCGGCATGCAGAGCCACCTGGACAGCAGCGTGGTGCGTATCAGGCATATGGGTATGGTGGTGGGAGAGTGCCTGAGCTCCCGCATGGATATCAATGGAACCAAACTCAAATTTGAG TATGATCACAACGAAGAAACACGTGAGCTGCTTTCTCTCATGACTCCTCTCACTTGTAATGAGCCTGAACTTGAGCCTGAGCCTGTAAATGG AGTCGACTCTACTGGCGAAATCAATGAAACCGTTTCATTGCAAAATAAATCAGGTGCTGAAAAGCCATCACAGCCTGATCCAGACTCTGATCTTGATAG TGATGACGAGCTCACTCCCTACGACATGTCTGGAGATCAGGAGCTCAGTCAGGCGTCTCCACCTCGCTACCTACGAGACTGTTTAGAAA TATTCACATCTTCTGAGGACCCAGTTCGTGTGGAGCTCAGTTTGAGAGTTGCTGAGAGTTTGGTGCGGAAGAACGTCTTTGCAGCCAAAGAG aTTAGTGTCCAGATGTCCAAAGTGCTTCTTCACATGGAGGACAAATACAGTATTAAGGGCTTCCTGAGTCTCAGACAGACGACTATGGTGGCTCTCACTGTCACTGACTGTATTCCT GTGACTCAGTATTTGACCACAGAGTTTTACTCCTTGAACTACAGTCTTCGCCAGCGGCTTGACATCTTGGag GTCCTCGCCCTAGCTGCCCAAGAGCTCTCTAAACCAGTCGGTGAAAAGATAACTCCATCCACTGGCATTGCTACCACCACTGAGCTGACTTCATATCCAGGTGACAACCCTGTTCACTGGCGACAAGTTGTAGAAAAACGAATCCAGAGCAAGACAAAACGGCTCAGTAAG gGTGCCACACAACCTGTTGCCAGGGCAACCCCGAACCGTTACGCTCCGGTGGCTGGAcacttcttttttcctctgctcaGGAATTATGATAA GCCTcaggtgacctttgacctgttgGGCACCGACCACTTGGTACTGGGCAGGTTGATTCACACTTTGGGCCTCTTCATGCACCTAGCAGTCAATGCACCA ATAGCTGCTCAGATGGGTTGTGCTTTGCTGGATTTTGTGTGGACAGTGCGATATCATGTTGACCA GATGGTGAGACGAGGCGTCCTCTTCGCTGTCTGCTCTGTGTTTATGAGCATGCCCAGTCAAAACCTGCTGGTGGACCTCGGTGATCAGTTGTTTGAGACCAGAACTTGGCtagcag ATGTGGCTGAGGGAGACCCTGATGCGGACTGTCGAAATCTGGCTGTGCAGAGTCTGGTGCTGCTGGATAAGAGCTTGAAGAAGCAGCTGCAAGATCCTAAAGCACTGGAGTCATGA
- the telo2 gene encoding telomere length regulation protein TEL2 homolog isoform X2 has protein sequence MESLSTNAGVRLTVSQCFRSLTSSTDTKDIITALQTLHSFLNGDPESKTTSGERTEFRRAHYTRTLQLLVGNMEADWLHSFTAAQRTELWDGLFLKGPPEQALLVLMDAIGALRPTTSLDRLVSITERFLQSRRLADLLWSYCLQTAPTDSPQLRETLLGRVASLPDLTANKLHLNNRPCFLPQQYYPLLATEMLTVLERTCQALRDGKDCSLMFVAEVLGKVCMQGHSGLVLAVMAPRLSSCTRSDMVWQRVCWKLLENVPQRWMESVLTGLVQAVSGPDAFGRIIGNLVLTNKKAQFFITHKLLLLQYKYETQVLRIVLGYLAADRDRRPLLLQVLRSVSQAWANPSAVKHTPLEQQLYVSKALLLSVSLLKDSELQELRSELFQCMLGGMQSHLDSSVVRIRHMGMVVGECLSSRMDINGTKLKFEYDHNEETRELLSLMTPLTCNEPELEPEPVNGDDELTPYDMSGDQELSQASPPRYLRDCLEIFTSSEDPVRVELSLRVAESLVRKNVFAAKEISVQMSKVLLHMEDKYSIKGFLSLRQTTMVALTVTDCIPVTQYLTTEFYSLNYSLRQRLDILEVLALAAQELSKPVGEKITPSTGIATTTELTSYPGDNPVHWRQVVEKRIQSKTKRLSKGATQPVARATPNRYAPVAGHFFFPLLRNYDKPQVTFDLLGTDHLVLGRLIHTLGLFMHLAVNAPIAAQMGCALLDFVWTVRYHVDQMVRRGVLFAVCSVFMSMPSQNLLVDLGDQLFETRTWLADVAEGDPDADCRNLAVQSLVLLDKSLKKQLQDPKALES, from the exons ATGGAGTCTCTTTCAACAAATGCTGGGGTTCGACTAACGGTGTCTCAGTGTTTCCGGTCACTCACCTCATCCACGGACACTAAGGACATCATCACCGCTCTCCAGACACTCCACTCTTTCTTGAACGGTGACCCAGAAAGTAAAACGACTTCAGGCGAGCGGACAGAGTTCAGGAGAGCTCACTACACTCGCACTCTTCAGCTCCTGGTCGGTAACATGGAGGCTGACTGGTTGCACAGCTTCACCGCAGCCCAGCGCACAGAGCTCTGGGACGGCCTGTTCCTCAAGGGTCCCCCAGAGCAGGCCCTGCTGGTGTTGATGGATGCGATAGGGGCGCTGAG ACCCACTACAAGTCTGGACCGCTTGGTCAGCATCACTGAGAGGTTCCTTCAGAGCAGGCGTCTGGCTGACCTGCTGTGGAGCTACTGTCTGCAGACAGCTCCCACAGACTCCCCCCAGCTCAGAGAGACCCTGCTGGGGCGCGTCGCCTCGCTGCCAGACCTTACCGCCAACAAGTTACATCTCAACAACAGGCCTTGTTTTCTTCCTCAGCAGTACTACCCACTACTGGCCACAGAGATGCTCACTGTCCTGGAGCGAACCTGCCAGGCCCTCAGAG ACGGCAAAGACTGTTCTTTGATGTTTGTGGCTGAAGTTCTTGGAAAAGTGTGTATGCAGGGCCACAGTG GTTTGGTCCTGGCAGTTATGGCTCCTCGGCTTTCTTCCTGCACACGCTCGGACATGGTGTGGCAGAGGGTTTgctggaagctgctggagaacGTGCCTCAGCGCTGGATGGAGAGCGTGCTCACTGGGCTGGTGCAGGCTGTCAGTGG acCTGATGCCTTTGGCAGGATCATTGGGAATCTAGTGTTAACCAATAAAAAGGCCCAGTTCTTCATCACTCATAAGCTGCTCTTACTACAATACAAGTATGAG actcAGGTGTTGAGAATAGTTCTGGGTTACCTCGCAGCCGACAGGGATCGACGTCCACTTCTTCTTCAG gTTTTACGGTCTGTGTCCCAGGCCTGGGCTAATCCCAGCGCAGTGAAGCACACACCTCTAGAGCAGCAGCTGTATGTCAGCAAAGCGTTACTGCTGAGTGTGAGTCTGCTGAAAGACTCGGAGCTACAGGAGCTACGCTCAG AGTTATTTCAGTGTATGCTGGGCGGCATGCAGAGCCACCTGGACAGCAGCGTGGTGCGTATCAGGCATATGGGTATGGTGGTGGGAGAGTGCCTGAGCTCCCGCATGGATATCAATGGAACCAAACTCAAATTTGAG TATGATCACAACGAAGAAACACGTGAGCTGCTTTCTCTCATGACTCCTCTCACTTGTAATGAGCCTGAACTTGAGCCTGAGCCTGTAAATGG TGATGACGAGCTCACTCCCTACGACATGTCTGGAGATCAGGAGCTCAGTCAGGCGTCTCCACCTCGCTACCTACGAGACTGTTTAGAAA TATTCACATCTTCTGAGGACCCAGTTCGTGTGGAGCTCAGTTTGAGAGTTGCTGAGAGTTTGGTGCGGAAGAACGTCTTTGCAGCCAAAGAG aTTAGTGTCCAGATGTCCAAAGTGCTTCTTCACATGGAGGACAAATACAGTATTAAGGGCTTCCTGAGTCTCAGACAGACGACTATGGTGGCTCTCACTGTCACTGACTGTATTCCT GTGACTCAGTATTTGACCACAGAGTTTTACTCCTTGAACTACAGTCTTCGCCAGCGGCTTGACATCTTGGag GTCCTCGCCCTAGCTGCCCAAGAGCTCTCTAAACCAGTCGGTGAAAAGATAACTCCATCCACTGGCATTGCTACCACCACTGAGCTGACTTCATATCCAGGTGACAACCCTGTTCACTGGCGACAAGTTGTAGAAAAACGAATCCAGAGCAAGACAAAACGGCTCAGTAAG gGTGCCACACAACCTGTTGCCAGGGCAACCCCGAACCGTTACGCTCCGGTGGCTGGAcacttcttttttcctctgctcaGGAATTATGATAA GCCTcaggtgacctttgacctgttgGGCACCGACCACTTGGTACTGGGCAGGTTGATTCACACTTTGGGCCTCTTCATGCACCTAGCAGTCAATGCACCA ATAGCTGCTCAGATGGGTTGTGCTTTGCTGGATTTTGTGTGGACAGTGCGATATCATGTTGACCA GATGGTGAGACGAGGCGTCCTCTTCGCTGTCTGCTCTGTGTTTATGAGCATGCCCAGTCAAAACCTGCTGGTGGACCTCGGTGATCAGTTGTTTGAGACCAGAACTTGGCtagcag ATGTGGCTGAGGGAGACCCTGATGCGGACTGTCGAAATCTGGCTGTGCAGAGTCTGGTGCTGCTGGATAAGAGCTTGAAGAAGCAGCTGCAAGATCCTAAAGCACTGGAGTCATGA